A region of Micromonas commoda chromosome 4, complete sequence DNA encodes the following proteins:
- a CDS encoding mitochondrial protein translocase family (Mge1 homolog (motor component)), with translation MAFSAFAPSVSSAATTASVSQTTKPIRRPSAVVGCKTTIARARRSDTGFVKFGCPRRSSMNVLVYAAGGEGDDLDDEENARRAAEPEVEVIEGDEEVEEPAAVEASKCNELLGKLREAVEAGNAADVLADVLPELTSEVSGIESAFGDIQAANVGLKDQADTLKDQYLRLNADFDNFKKRTLKEKEQLSQTAKSKFFEALLPALDNFDLAQANLKPENEEAQKIVSQYQGLVDGLMTILTNQGLSTVAGVGAPFDPNFHEAIMREESADAPEDTILEEFRKGYKMGENTLIRPAMVKVAAAPSE, from the exons ATGGCCTTCTCCGCATTCGCACCAAGCGTATCGTCCGCGGCAACGACCGCTTCCGTTAGCCAAACCACGAAACCGATCCGCCGCCcgtccgcggtcgtcggTTGCAAGACGACTAtcgcgcgggctcgccgtAGCGACACCGGCTTCGTCAAGTTTGGGTGCCCTCGTCGTTCTTCTATGAACGTCCTTGTTTACGCTGCCGGGGGTGAG GGTGATGATTTGGATGATGAAGAAAACGCCAGGCGTGCCGCGGAGCCCGAGGTTGAGGTTATTGagggggacgaggaggtggaggagccCGCAGCGGTTGAGGCCAGCAAGTGCAACGAGCTGCTTGGCAAGCTTCGAGAGGCAGTGGAAGCCGGaaacgcggcggacgtcttGGCAGATGTTCTACCCGAGCTCACATCTGAAGTGTCCGGCATCGAGTCTGCTTTTGGCGACATCCAGGCTGCAAATGTCGGCCTCAAGGACCAGGCCGACACTCTCAAGGACCAATATTTGCGTCTAAATGCGGATTTTGACAACTTCAAGAAGCGAACGCTCAAGGAAAAGGAGCAGCTCTCACAGACCGCAAAGAGCAAGTTCTTCGAGGCTTTGCTGCCTGCGCTCGATAACTTTGATCTCGCACAGGCCAATCTGAAGCCTGAAAACGAAGAGGCGCAAAAGATTGTTTCGCAGTATCAGGGCCTTGTCGACGGACTGATGACTATCCTTACAAACCAGGGACTGTCCACCGTTGCTGGTGTGGGGGCGCCATTCGACCCCAATTTCCACGAGGCGATCATGCGCGAAGAGAGCGCAGACGCACCGGAGGATACGATTCTAGAGGAGTTTAGAAAGGGCTACAAGATGGGTGAGAACACTCTCATTAGGCCTGCGATGGTGAAGGTCGCAGCAGCCCCAAGTGAATAA
- a CDS encoding HI0933-like protein (PF03486: HI0933-like protein; This family is a member of the FAD/NAD(P)-binding Rossmann fold Superfamily clan.): MVAERAATMFFFGARMRIPSQVRRTFGVDRKVSTASRKPKVSVRAQGTSDASVAVLGGGAAGLTAAYFAAVSGAKRVIVYERTSEAGKKILMSGGARCNVLPVSARVEDFVTESTPRKLKNIMASWNVERCREWLENDIGLELGIEHVTNKYFPLSNSSREVRDKLLEACLREGVDIRYGASVEGLRRVSDDGADGEAWSLLMRDCPDERVSVVILAMGGMSFPAVGTDGTGYVIARRDLEHNLAEPYPALVPLTGKHPGGEQLPGVSVNVSLECEPIQGGIKAGKKKKAKANREGFLFTHRGFSGPAVLDLSHNVVRSLVRTKGCNKGEDVEQSDADMMEVVVPSLVVSWSGESRDEWQERLAAPPGKALVATRLREGLPQRLADALLAEAGVDNDCKVADLRRVDRLKLLDVLTKYRIPVDGHQGYRKAEVTGGGVPLDEINFQTMESLKSPGVYFCGEVCDVFGRIGGFNFLWAWTSGRLAGMSAAKLVSEKNQ, from the coding sequence ATGGTGGCTGAAAGAGCGGCGACCATGTTTTTCTTCGGCGCTCGAATGCGCATACCATCCCAGGTACGGCGGACCTTTGGGGTCGATAGGAAAGTGTCAACGGCATCCCGCAAACCCAAGGTCTCCGTTCGTGCACAAGGTACTTCGGACGCCTCAGTAGCCGTGCTCGGCGGTGGAGCTGCGGGACTGACGGCTGCTTACTTTGCAGCCGTGTCCGGAGCTAAACGGGTAATCGTATACGAACGGACGAGCGAGGCTGGAAAGAAGATTCTTATGAGTGGTGGAGCGCGCTGCAACGTCCTCCCTGTCTCCGCGAGAGTCGAGGATTTCGTCACGGAGTCGACACCTCGAAAGCTGAAAAACATCATGGCAAGCTGGAATGTTGAGAGATGCAGGGAGTGGCTCGAAAATGACATCGGATTAGAGCTGGGCATCGAACACGTCACTAATAAATATTTCCCCCTGAGTAACAGTTCTCGAGAGGTGCGCGACAAGCTTCTCGAGGCTTGCCTGCGGGAGGGGGTTGACATAAGATACGGTGCCTCTGTGGAgggtcttcgccgcgtgAGCGATGATGGGGCAGACGGCGAAGCATGGTCGCTTCTCATGAGAGATTGTCCAGATGAACGAGTCTCAGTCGTGATCCTTGCCATGGGAGGGATGAGTTTTCCCGCAGTGGGCACGGACGGAACAGGTTACGTGATTGCACGCCGCGACTTGGAGCACAACCTGGCCGAGCCCTACCCAGCGCTTGTGCCACTCACGGGGAAACATCCCGGAGGCGAGCAGCTTCCTGGGGTTAGCGTGAACGTTTCCCTAGAATGCGAGCCAATCCAAGGAGGAATTAAGGCGGGGAAAAAGAAGAAAGCGAAAGCCAATCGTGAGGGATTTTTGTTCACTCATCGTGGATTTTCAGGACCTGCCGTCCTCGACTTGTCACACAACGTTGTGCGTTCTCTGGTGAGAACGAAAGGGTGCAACAAGGGAGAAGATGTTGAGCAGAGCGATGCAGATATGATGGAAGTAGTCGTGCCTTCACTCGTTGTGAGCTGGTCGGGAGAGTCCAGGGATGAATGGCAAGAGCGTCTCGCCGCACCTCCTGGAAAAGCACTGGTGGCCACCCGCCTTCGAGAAGGACTCCCGCAGAGGTTAGCAGATGCTCTTTTAGCTGAGGCAGGTGTCGACAACGATTGCAAAGTGGCGGACTTACGGAGGGTCGACAGGCTCAAATTACTTGATGTGCTGACAAAATATCGCATACCCGTTGACGGGCACCAGGGCTATCGAAAAGCTGAAGTTACTGGTGGGGGAGTTCCATTGGACGAAATAAATTTCCAGACGATGGAGAGTTTAAAGTCTCCTGGGGTTTATTTCTGTGGCGAAGTTTGCGATGTGTTCGGCAGAATTGGGGGGTTCAATTTTCTATGGGCATGGACCAGTGGTAGGTTGGCCgggatgagcgccgcgaagctcgtCTCGGAGAAGAATCAGTAG